A single window of Gossypium arboreum isolate Shixiya-1 chromosome 13, ASM2569848v2, whole genome shotgun sequence DNA harbors:
- the LOC108488108 gene encoding uncharacterized protein LOC108488108: MYVAATEEDVTKDHLWKLNFDGASNVVEYEACIMGFRIAIKSKIRDLEVYGDSVLVIYQLKGEWETRDSKLINYRRLVLGLIEEFDDITFNYLLRYENHMANALATLASTIKVSKQENIKPIQMSIYKAQSHCYNMEEEERDDHSWYQDIL, encoded by the exons ATGTATGTGGCAGCTACTGAAGAGGACGTTACAAAAGATCATCTTTGGAAATTGAACTTTGATGGAGCCTCAAATGTTGTGg aatatgaggcatgtatcatgggatTCCGTATAGCCATAAAAAGCAAGATCAGAGAcctggaagtatatggagattctgtgCTAGTGATTTACCAACTTAAAggcgaatgggagacaagagactccaaattgatcaattatcgaaggtTAGTTCTGGGGTTAATtgaggagtttgatgatattaccttcaattatctcctgCGATACGAAAACCATATGGCAAATGCTTTGGCTACTTTGGCTTCCACGATCAAAGTGAGCAAACAAGAGAATATAAAACCTATTCAGATGAGTATTTACAAAGCCCAATCTCATTGTTACAACATGGAGGAAGAAGAGAGAGATGACCActcttggtatcaagatatattgtgA